aggtagctctttatttgacaggagccaatcatgagttaTGAAAAAACCCACGACGAGCTGGTCaagccattggaaattgcaggaggtcattactcaatataacaatatGATAATGattcactgtgtcatcttacaaaggatgttaaaatcatcacacagcaacttaatactcaaaagctaggtaagatatatactgtatatatacaaggcaagcaccaatacgagtttaaaataaaaaaaaaaaaacagctatttaACTTCGTCCCATGATGCATTTTGTGCCAGctaagcatttcattggttattgcTGCTGGGGTGCTGCGatgatgtcagcctccttctgggctcctctggcttcctctggtggacagaggcagctttAAACCTTGATTCTTACTGAAGTAATCTCTTGTACAATATGCTATTGGAGGTGTTCAAACTCCCAAGTTTTGTGTGATTTAggcttattttttcctcataatttgaCTTCAATTGTGAATTTTAAAACCTAAGGGTCATAGGTTGTGCTGTATTTGAAAGTGTGTGCAAAAAGTTGTTGGTCTCCCTAAACATCCATGTCATTCCTTTGCTTTTCCcctgttttgttcttttgtgacATAAGCCTCTGAAACCAGCGTTCCAAATGAGTGACGGGGAGTGCgacttcttctgtttcttccgCTGCTGCTGAGCTCGCTCGCCACGCGGCTCAGACACACCAGACGCCAGGGTGTCTCTGACCAACGACGGCAGCATCAGGACGTTGGGGAGGGAGAGGCGGAGCTTCTACAAGCCATTTCATCCCATCAGAGACCACACAGATCCGACAGGTAGGCGTGCCGTCTACCTGTCCGGGTGGTTGATTCCGTCGACTGGATGTCTGTGGACATGAACAGCCAGGCATCTGACAGCAACGAGGAAGACTTCGGGGTGAACTctgaagaagaggaagatgaggacgATGCAGGGGAAGAGGAGGACCTCGAAACCTACTATGAAGGTGTGGCTAGCGACGTGGAACAACAGGGTGCCGACTCCTTTGATCCGGAGGAGTATCAATTCACGTGTCTGACGTACAAGGAGAGCCAAAGGGTGCTCAATGAGGAGGTCAATATTGTGGCTGCTGCACTGAAGGTGAGGCTTctctttatgctgttttcctaCATCAAATACATTCCACATGTATGAGCAGTTCTATCACTTGATTCAAACTCTTATCAAGAACCAAATATGTGGTTTATTtatagcgtgtttttcagtctAGGCATTTATGTGAACTGAAATATTcagcaaataaaacacaaacaaaaatggtAATGCAGTGTTGCATCAACATTGGTAGTGTAGTAGTTCACATAGCTGGATCAATTCCCACTCATTGCCCAGTTCCCAAATGTAATTGACTGTTAACCAGCCTAGGATGTAGGCCACATGCAGGGTAGCTGCTTTTgcagaaatgcaacaaaatgataTATCGAACTATTGcgatttaaaatattatttaaaaaatacagctgCTTCACCATTTGAACCAATGTTCCACTGAAGCACTCGTATCAAACATGCCCAAacaaatttttgaagtgattaactgAGAAAAAATTTTCTTGtagtttggagagtttttttcttATGTTTTGAGCGatcgtcttaaacttttgatcagctgataaacagcctatttcagtttaattgttgttttcaataatctactttttcaaagtgctttttgtctcactccccctccccttttgcatattgtagctctacttaaaacctcattaagatccaaatgtgcaaaatgctaattctagcaatttttcaactggtcttaagattttgatcaggagtatatattaatatattgtgtgtgtgtgtgtgaactcaAATCACGGAcagaaataagttttttttatctATAGTAAGTTGGGATGGAaatctttgtggtaaacgcttccATAGGCGAATGGATACACGAGGTAAGGTACAATTCAAAATCTAGTTTgtgtcagcttgaggtcacgaacagaggccaggacattctccttcaggatgttttggtagacagcagtattcatggttccatttatcacagcaagtcttccagatcctgaaacagcaaaacatccccaaaacatcacacaaccaccaccatattttactgttggtatgatgttgtttttctgaaatgcggcgttacttttatgccagatacaatgggacacacaccttccaaaacttttgtcttgtcagaccacagagtattttcctaaaggtcaagatgtttttttgtcaaaattgagacaagccttaatgttgattttgttcagcagtagtttttgtcttggaactctgctatgcaggctgtttttgcccactctttcttatggtggagtcatgaacactgaccttaagaggcaagaggcctgcagttttttgtttttttttttgggataattttggttggctggccactcctgggaaggttcaccactgttctatgtttttgctatttgtggataatggctctcactgtggtttgctggagtcccaaagctttagaaatgggtttataaccttttccagactgatagatctcaattacttccTTTCTCATTTATTCCTGAATGATGTTGAGCttttgaggatttttttggACTACTttactttgtcaggcaggtgatttcttgattgagaacaggtgtggcagtcatcaggcctgggtgtggctagaAACATTAAACTCAAGTGTGGTAAACCAAAGTTAAGTTTTAACGAGGGGGGGACGGCgcaataactttttttccccacacagggctatgtaggtttggatttttttttctcccttaataataaacagtttcatttaaaaactgcattttgtattcacaaaatttgtttgatgcaaatgagctgacgtctgcattgacacacaatgtgaaccttagagtatttccgggttatttctaaaaaaaaatttggtcaatattcagacaataaagaaagtgacactgattgacaatcagaaatattgtgattgattatttttattagtgCAATTTTTACTAAAAGGAGATTCTTATTCtcattggggtgttttttttttgttttattttattatgttgtttattttatgtaaaagctcttgacattccaattccaatgttaaatacgcttgagaaattaaagtttattgcttttgatatggtgtactcttattattatgccatactgtatattattatgattattatctgACTGacaaatggtctcaaaataatgttgacaatattgttTATCTGCAATGATTAGTAGGaaaattatcatccagcaaaattttttatcatgacaggcctaataATGTGTGTTGCTTCCTGCCTCACATAATATTCAGTAAGAGCCAATCAGATTCTCTCGCTTTCCCTTTACAGGTTTTACCGGCGGTAGCAAAGCTGATCCTCGTGCATTTTCATTGGCAGGTTTCACAAATACTGGACAGGTATTTATACTAGTTCCATCCATGTTGTCTTCAACTGTGCTGTAGTATTTTCTTGAaatctttaatttttttggttAAACGGTTTAATGTGTTTACTTTTCAAGAATTGGCAAATGTTTAAAATTACTCAGAGAGCTATAAAACACtctaatacaagtgtaaaaagatgttACGACACGATACAATAatgctaaaataaagtaaaactactcatctTGTGAATCCGCCTTCTGGGACATCTAATGGAGAGGAAACAATGTGAGAATGTTGCCTAGTATTGCTTGAATTAAGTGTTTTGTAGTGTATAACTGTATTTGCATTACTGTTTTACCTACAAAGCACTAAAAAGCTTGCTAATTTGATCTTGAAAATGCTACAAAGTTGTAAAACCCTCTCATCTTCTTATTCTGGACCTCTATTTGAACTTTTCTAGCCGCACACTTCTCTTTAGAGCCTCTACTTAGAGCCTTTTTTATTCCACAGGTATAAGTCAAACTCTTCTTTGGTGCTGTCAGACGCTCTGGTTCAGCCAAGCAGCATCTGCAGATCAGTAACTGTAAGTAATAAACTGACTgaaattattgtttgttttttgttatagtTTCATTGTGATGATGACATTTTAGGAGATGTCTGTGCTTTAGTGGGCTTAGTTTGAATCCAACTCATAGGTATACATGCCAAACTGTTTtcgtttttttctcttaacactGATTATAAATTTAAATTCTACATTCCTCAGTGACGGCATGGTTTTTTAAGTCTGTCGAACGTCACCTAGTCATTTGGTTGTAAACACAGCAGATAAGCTAAAGAAAGGGGAATTAAGTTTACAATTCTTATGATCTGTTACAATGCATCTTTACAGATACCAGACTGTAGTATTGACACTTATCATAGCACATGCTGGTATcagatttaatatttttaagaaTTAAAGATTATCTCAATTAAATGTGCATCCTTGTTGGGTTTCAGGCCACTCAGTCCCTCCAGTGTGGTGTGTGTCTACAGATAGTACGGAGAGACTCCCTGTTGGCACTTCCTTGCCAGCACTCCTtttgcaaagcatgctgggagcaGCACTGCACTGTACTAGTCAAAGATGGCATCGGAGTGGGTAAGTCAAGTTtgtgcatttttcattttcacacaTGCAGTCATTGAATCACTGATGGTGAATCTGATGTGTGTTTTTAACACCAGGACAAGAAACcaacattattttaagtgtAGTTGAGAACTTAAGTTACCATTGGCTGACAGTTGTGACAGTGTGCTTTTTCAAGGATTCAAGATTGTCATTCTTTTTTCAGCTCTGTGCATGTGTTTACAGGCATCTCTTGCATGGCTCAGGATTGCTCCCTGCAAATGCCAGAAGATTTTGTCCTGCCTCTACTGCCAGGAGAGGAGCTGAAGGACAAGTACAGACGCTACCTCTTCAGAGACTACGTTGAGGTGTGTGTCCTCACTTAATCTCCGTTTTCAGAGACAGCACTAAGTTGCTGCTCGTGGAAACATAAAAAATCTGAGTTGACTGTCGACTCTATCCACTTATATTGGCCACATATGGCAACTTCCACCAGTTGCAAATATACCATAAATACTGGTGTATAAGCCTCTATTTTTTtcgtaaactttgaaccctgcgacttatacagtggtgcagctaatttatgtctaaattctaatcttgtgacatatgttttacttcagaactactactaattgtttaaatactgtgccgctcgtgagtcactgaggaaacagtagctctttctttggtaggagccaatcacaagttaTCAAtgcactcacaatgagcttgtcaacccactggaaatcacaggacgtcattatatataacagtataacaatataacaggctgactcacggtgtcatcttacaaatcaacactaaactcatcacacagcaatttaacactcaaaaggtgtactgAGAAGTATACAAAAGTATACAAAACATaccaatatgactttaaaatacaataaaaaaaattcccataatgcattgcgtttGAGCAACTCATTctttggggcgctgcaatgacatcaacCTCCATCTGGGCTCCGGGCTTCTCTGgaagacagaggcagcattgcaatgccagccatccattttctatgctgcttgtactccaatgaaatgctatgctcaaactttaaaatgtttatttttttcatttaaaacttgtattgttgcatgtttgtatatttattaggacctaataaatatacaaacatggaacaatACAAGTTGCATGTTTgcatttccaatgggttgacaagcttgttgtgaattttttcatagcttattaTTGGCTCTTGTCAAATAgaaagctgcctggtcctcacggactcgtgtgcactacaatatgccattttatgacctGGAcacggcttatatatgtacaaatctggttttccttctaaatatagtgggtgcggcttagaCACCGGAATTGACAGTATGTAAACAAATAGCCTTGCCTTAAATtcagtttgctgacgaagcacttcggatgaggagcgaaacgtccgacacattcttcacagaagtacagatgacgtctcaagaagcctttcccttgccTTAAATGTCTACTCCAACTTTAGCGAATGAGTAATATTTCTGAACGTCATCATTCAGCTTGGACATTCCTAGCCCAATCTTCATCTCTCCTACTGCAGAGTCACTTCCAATTGCAACTGTGTCCGGGTGCAGACTGTCCCATCGTCATTAAGGTGCAGGAGCCACGGGCACGCAGGGTGCAGTGTAGCCGCTGCAGTGAGGTCTTCTGGTAGGTCCAAcacacactactactactactctataaatacatttaatcagtAGCTCATTAACTTAAGGCTGGAATCTCTGTGACACTGGAAGCCAAAGCAGATTGTGTTTTGCCCATGATCACCTGAATTGTTGACAAATAACCAGGTTTTAACCGTgtcgctcagaagtcagtgaggaagcgacggt
Above is a genomic segment from Dunckerocampus dactyliophorus isolate RoL2022-P2 chromosome 1, RoL_Ddac_1.1, whole genome shotgun sequence containing:
- the arih2 gene encoding E3 ubiquitin-protein ligase ARIH2 isoform X1 codes for the protein MSVDMNSQASDSNEEDFGVNSEEEEDEDDAGEEEDLETYYEGVASDVEQQGADSFDPEEYQFTCLTYKESQRVLNEEVNIVAAALKVLPAVAKLILVHFHWQVSQILDRYKSNSSLVLSDALVQPSSICRSVTATQSLQCGVCLQIVRRDSLLALPCQHSFCKACWEQHCTVLVKDGIGVGISCMAQDCSLQMPEDFVLPLLPGEELKDKYRRYLFRDYVESHFQLQLCPGADCPIVIKVQEPRARRVQCSRCSEVFCFKCRQMYHAPTDCATIRKWLTKCADDSETANYISAHTKDCPKCNICIEKNGGCNHMQCSKCKHDFCWMCLGDWKTHGSEYYECSRYKENPDIVNQSQQAQAREALKKYLFYFERWENHNKSLQLEAQTYQRIQEKIQERVMNNLGTWIDWQYLHNAAKLLAKCRYTLQYTYPYAYYMSGPRKKLFEYQQAQLEAEIENLSWKVERADSYERGVVGGEVDLSASDRGELENQMHIAEQRRRTLLKDFHDT